One region of Molothrus aeneus isolate 106 chromosome 1, BPBGC_Maene_1.0, whole genome shotgun sequence genomic DNA includes:
- the ANLN gene encoding anillin gives MDPFTEVRARPGPASRRSSAGEGASCQCRGPRGHRAGKGPVGVRREGAAPCAALSVRDSCSRLSPVSHPRPCSRGDLRACSDPLALQRGDPRCPAPGAPLLPVPPLLEPPGLCQIPPGEDRAGLIGARVCGGEALSLAGSLPSMRIWQIRFPAGTERISAADGSAVDTLCLPHKLLERTRARRENLQRKMAERPKMGARPTMQTKRAREPLAETGNQAPLPSDEVKPDTKPSPSKRLCPNDMETQAPSSENVQPVPSSSTSHDSPQMTSESHESASNRAPLVQPLEKVKQNTKSETPAALSVKTRMQKLAEQRRCWDSEDPSECVPLSPLQSKDLCVSPPKQTSNALASECPIGRRGRLANLAATIGSWEDDLSHPSAKQNNAQEQPGTTCLSKLSTTSGASARINSSSVKQEAASCSQRLVEASINKPANSKRADPNNFLTQSSRVTAPCSKESEVQQQPAENPCSPRKAEEHTQTAKSALPQPVQSKAEPVKGTHVQLEPKGKPTTPGGSGIKPFLERFGEHCQERSARSPATNTPGCRTPTVTPNTRTIQERLLKQNENSSTASLALQLKQERERELACLRGRFDRGNLWSAEKNHSSKRKLPEAKMESQSQASPKHPPSSDASALGSSEDTSAGDRPAKSPSVESLDTSKCEDTDKSSPLKTAESKSPVKVISVSKLEQHDEKPKDEVYEGKMCVDDEMNSSKVINEIFEILQEDGPDIEKLKKEMSMSLEGESDEDEQEESLNISSMSLLTPLVESVGSEAFGSPSKSTGEGSSISDVSLKSEKLQRTRVPRAESGDSIGSMSEDRNLPYSVDAYRSQRFKETDRPSIKQIIVRKEDVASRLEMRRNGPSDQVNIKKKMQELHNEVNRQQTVIYQASQALNCCFDEEHGKGSQEEAEAERLLLFATEKRTALLEELNKLKSEGPHNKRNKAASTSAEFAPSRGSVSISEMRLPLKADFVCGTAQKPEAGNYYYVIILRSGAENMVATPLASTASSLNGDALTFTTTFTMHDVSNDFEINIEVYSWVQRKEGTSTDKRKKTNKSKVITPKRLLTSITSKSNLLTPAMASPGGPNAIRSTNFILVGSHKLSLSSVGNTKFALDKINFEGEEKELLGYMFQDKVPFLSPLEGHIYLKLKCQVDSSVEEKGFLTMFEDVSGFGAWHRRWCVLSGNCISYWTYPDDEKRKHPLGRINLANCTNHQIEPANREFCARPNTFELITVRPQREDDRETLVSQCRDTLCVTKNWLSADTKEERNLWMQKLNQVLIDLRMWQPDACYKPSGKL, from the exons ATGGACCCGTTCACCGAGGTGAGGGCTCGGCCGGGCCCGGCCTCCCGCAGGTCGTCCGCTGGGGAGGGGGCGAGTTGTCAGTGTCGAGGACCgcggggacacagggcagggaaggggccgGTTGGGGTCcgaagggaaggagctgctccttgCGCCGCGCTCTCGGTTCGGGATAGTTGCTCCCGGCTGAGCCCTGTTAGCCACCCTCGTCCCTGCTCGCGGGGGGATCTGCGGGCTTGCAGCGACCCTCTTGCTCTGCAGCGGGGAGACCCTCGCTGCCCCGCCCCTGGAGCCCCGCTCCTGCCGGTGCCTCCGCTCCTGGAGCCGCCCGGGCTGTGTCAGATCCCGCCGGgagaggacagagcagggctgatAGGCGCAAGGGTTTGCGGAGGAGAGGCCCTTTCCCTAGCCGGGAGTTTGCCTTCTATGCGTATCTGGCAGATAAGATTCCCAGCGGGGACGGAAAGGATCTCGGCAGCAGACGGGAGCGCTGTTGACACTCTGTGCCTGCCACAC AAACTCCTTGAAAGAACCCGTGCCAGGCGAGAGAACCTGCAGAGGAAAATGGCAGAGCGGCCGAAGATGGGGGCGAGACCCACAATGCAGACCAAGAGGGCCAGAGAGCCTTTGGCAGAAACTGGTAACCAGGCACCTCTTCCCAGTGACGAAG TAAAACCAGATACAAAGCCATCACCATCAAAAAGGCTCTGCCCTAATGATATGGAGACTCAAGCTCCTAGTTCAGAGAATGTACAGCCAGTTCCTTCAAGTTCCACAAGCCATGATTCTCCTCAGATGACTTCAGAATCGCACGAAAGTGCTTCTAACAGAGCTCCATTGGTTCAGCCTCTTgagaaagtaaaacaaaacaccaagTCAGAAACTCCTGCGGCCCTTTCAGTCAAAACACGTATGCAGAAGTTGGCAGAGCAGCGGCGCTGCTGGGATAGTGAGG atcCCTCTGAATGTGttcctctgtctcctctccaGTCAAAAGATCTGTGTGTTTCTCCACCTAAGCAGACATCCAATGCCCTGGCAAGCGAATGCCCTATTGGGAGGAGAGGCCGTTTAGCTAACCTTGCTGCTACAATTGGTTCCTGGGAAGATGACCTAAGTCATCCatctgcaaagcaaaacaatgCACAAGAACAGCCTGGCACTACTTGTTTATCCAAATTGTCCACTACAAGTGGAGCATCTGCTAGAATCAATAGTAGCAGTGTAAAGCAGGAAGCTGCATCCTGTTCTCAAAGGCTTGTTGAGGCTTCTATTAATAAACCAGCAAACTCAAAGAGAGCG GATCCAAACAATTTTTTAACGCAATCTTCAAGAGTCACTGCTCCCTGTTCTAAAGAATCTGAAGTACAACAACAGCCGGCAGAGAATCCCTGCAGTCCTCGGAAAGCTGAAGAGCATACACAAACAGCCAAGTCAGCTTTGCCTCAACCAGTTCAGTCCAAAGCAGAGCCAGTCAAAGGAACACATGTGCAACTCGAACCTAAGGGTAAACCCACGACACCAG GGGGATCTGGAATTAAGCCCTTCCTGGAACGCTTTGGGGAGCACTGTCAGGAGCGTAGTGCACGCAGCCCTGCTACGAATACTCCAGGCTGCAGAACACCCACTGTTACCCCAAATACAAGGACAATCCAGGAGAGGCTTctcaaacaaaatgaaaattcctCTACTGCCAGTTTAGCGCTTCAGCTTAAACAG GAACGTGAACGGGAACTTGCATGCCTTCGTGGCCGATTTGATAGGGGCAATCTGTGGAGTGCAGAGAAAAATCACAGTTCAAAGAGGAAGCTTCCAGAAGCTAAAATG GAAAGCCAATCTCAGGCCAGTCCAAAACATCCTCCTAGTTCCGATGCCTCTGCTCTTGGATCTTCAGAAGACACATCAGCAGGTGACAGGCCAGCAAAGTCTCCCAGCGTGGAGTCTTTGG ATACTTCTAAATGTGAAGACACTGATAAATCCAGTCCTCTGAAGACTGCCGAGTCAAAGAGCCCTGTAAAAGTGATATCTGTCTCAAAACTTGAACAACATGATGAAAAACCAAAAG ATGAAGTATACGAAGGCAAAATGTGTGTGGATGACGAGATGAATAGCTCAAAGGTGATAAATGAGATTTTTGAAATTCTTCAAGAGGATGGTCCAGACatagaaaagctgaagaaagaaatgagcaTGAGCCTGGAAGGTGAAAGTGATGAGGATGAGCAGGAAGAGTCGCTGAACATTTCATCAATGTCTCTGTTAACCCCTCTAGTGGAATCTGTTGGTTCAGAG gccTTTGGTTCTCCTTCTAAGTCAACTGGGGAAGGTAGCAGTATCAGTGATGTCAGTCTGAAGTCTGAGAAGCTCCAAAGGACCAGAGTTCCCAGGGCAGAATCTGGAGACAGTATTGGCTCTATGTCAGAAGATCGCAATCTGCCTTACAG CGTTGATGCATACAGATCCCAAAGATTTAAGGAAACTGATCGTCCTTCAATTAAGCAAATAATTGTTCGCAAAGAAGATGTGGCTTCCAGACtagaaatgagaagaaatggcCCATCTGATCAAGTCaacatcaaaaagaaaatgcag GAACTGCACAATGAGGTCAACAGGCAACAGACAGTGATTTATCAAGCCAGTCAAGCTCTGAACTGCTGTTTTGATGAGGAGCATGGAAAAGGGTCAcaagaagaagcagaagcagagagACTTCTTCTCTTTGCAA CTGAGAAGAGAACTGCTTTATTGGAAGAATTGAATAAACTGAAGAGTGAGGGACCacataataaaagaaataaagctgcTTCTACTTCCGCTGAATTTGCTCCCTCCAGGGGATctgtttccatttcagaaaTGCGTCTACCTCTAAAAGCAGACTTTGTATGTGGTACAGCTCAAAAGCCAG AAGCCGGAAATTACTACTATGTAATAATACTGAGATCTGGAGCAGAAAACATGGTTGCAACTCCATTAGCAAGTACTGCCAGCTCCTTGAATGGAGATGCTCTTACTTTTACTACGACATTTACTAT gCATGATGTGTCAAATgactttgaaataaatatagaaGTTTACAGTTGG GTGCAGAGAAAAGAAGGTACAAGCactgataaaaggaaaaagacaaataaatctAAG GTTATTACTCCAAAGAGATTATTAACATCTATTACCTCG AAAAGCAACCTTCTTACTCCAG CCATGGCCAGTCCAGGTGGCCCAAATGCCATACGCAGTACAAATTTCATCCTTGTTGGATCCCACAAGTTATCGCTGTCTTCTGTGGGAAATACCAAATTTGCACTGGACAAG atAAATTttgaaggggaggaaaaagaacTGTTGGGATATATGTTCCAGGACAAG GTTCCCTTTTTGTCTCCTTTGGAAGGTCATATATATCTGAAGTTGAAATGCCAAGTGGACTCTTCGGTGGAGGAGAAAGGGTTCTTG accaTGTTTGAAGATGTCAGTGGATTTGGAGCATGGCATAGGCGCTGGTGTGTGCTGTCTGGAAATTGTATCTCCTATTGGACATATCCAGATGATGAGAAAAGAAAG CATCCTTTGGGCCGGATAAACTTGGCTAACTGCACTAATCATCAGATTGAACCTGCCAACAGGGAGTTCTGTGCCCGTCCCAACACTTTTGAACTAATAACTGTCCGACCTCAGAGAGAAGATGACCGAGAGACCCTTGTCAGCCAGTGCAGAGACACACTCTGTGTTACAAA GAACTGGCTGTCTGCTGATACTAAAGAAGAGCGTAACCTTTGGATGCAAAAGCTCAACCAAGTCCTCATTGACCTTCGCATGTGGCAGCCTGATGCCTGCTACAAACCTTCTGGAAAGCTTTAA